A section of the Anabaena cylindrica PCC 7122 genome encodes:
- a CDS encoding nuclear transport factor 2 family protein, with product MTTTSENTLKVAQQAFEHFTNGLETGNWQAFLDILTDDFSFWFPMGKFHGLNVGKERAKEFFDYVSEAFKPGLKLKSLDNITSNEKTVIFEFRDEGKLLGEPYKNRVAVAFDVRENKICGYREYFGSDGKSY from the coding sequence ATGACCACTACATCAGAAAACACTTTAAAAGTAGCACAACAAGCATTTGAGCATTTTACAAATGGGCTAGAAACAGGTAATTGGCAAGCATTTCTAGATATACTCACCGACGATTTTAGTTTTTGGTTTCCAATGGGGAAATTTCACGGATTAAATGTAGGTAAAGAACGAGCAAAAGAGTTTTTTGATTATGTTTCCGAAGCTTTTAAACCTGGATTAAAGCTTAAATCTTTAGATAACATTACTAGCAACGAAAAAACTGTTATTTTTGAATTTAGAGATGAAGGCAAATTGTTAGGAGAACCTTATAAAAATCGCGTTGCAGTTGCCTTTGATGTCAGAGAGAATAAAATTTGTGGTTATAGAGAATACTTTGGCAGTGATGGAAAATCCTATTAG
- a CDS encoding ISL3 family transposase, with protein sequence MKFSVDQILNLPEMKVLDFQELVGAGIIITIEKAVNYSTCPDCEKTTYSIHQNHWRLIHDLSWSEKPVLLRINRRQFKCNKCKKVFSEKLNFVDKSKGYTKRLAIDIVAQVLDSNIHSVAERNDLSDEEVESMLKAQVSQILNINLNQVKRLGIDEIALVKGQGSYLAVLVDLDTRKPIELVKSRRIEEIREVIVKWGSQVLEQIVEVSMDLWSPYKSLVEELMPNANITADRFHVMKQVNDELDAMRKSEKRAAMSLDNKSERDRILAGLNKSKYSLIKNEDSLNEQQKERLNNVQKVSPILAKMHALKEEFRDIFESTKSWGESIMNLLDWMHDGLSYFPKSIGTMIRWFGEVVGYFDGRTTSGTVEGINNKLKLIKRLGYGFRNFSNFRLRSLLNWHFSINSP encoded by the coding sequence ATGAAATTTAGCGTAGATCAAATCCTCAATCTCCCAGAGATGAAAGTGTTAGATTTTCAAGAACTTGTTGGGGCAGGAATAATTATAACAATAGAGAAAGCTGTCAACTATTCTACTTGTCCAGACTGTGAAAAAACCACCTATAGTATACATCAAAATCATTGGCGGCTAATTCACGATTTATCTTGGAGTGAAAAACCAGTATTGTTAAGAATAAATCGCCGTCAATTCAAATGTAACAAGTGCAAAAAGGTCTTCAGTGAAAAGCTAAATTTTGTAGATAAAAGTAAAGGATATACTAAAAGACTAGCCATAGATATAGTTGCACAAGTATTAGACAGTAATATTCATAGTGTTGCCGAAAGAAATGACTTAAGCGATGAAGAAGTTGAATCAATGTTAAAGGCACAAGTATCACAAATATTAAACATTAATTTAAATCAGGTGAAAAGGTTAGGCATAGATGAGATTGCTTTGGTGAAAGGTCAAGGAAGTTATTTAGCAGTATTAGTAGATTTAGATACTCGTAAACCTATTGAGTTGGTGAAGTCAAGAAGAATAGAAGAAATACGTGAAGTTATTGTCAAATGGGGATCTCAGGTACTTGAACAAATAGTTGAAGTGAGTATGGATCTTTGGTCTCCTTATAAAAGTTTAGTAGAAGAATTAATGCCAAATGCGAATATAACTGCTGATAGATTTCATGTAATGAAACAAGTAAATGATGAATTAGATGCTATGCGTAAATCTGAAAAGAGAGCCGCCATGTCTTTAGATAATAAATCAGAGCGAGACCGAATATTAGCAGGATTAAATAAAAGCAAATATAGCTTAATAAAAAATGAAGATTCTTTAAATGAACAACAAAAAGAAAGATTAAATAATGTTCAAAAAGTTTCCCCTATTCTGGCAAAAATGCACGCCCTAAAAGAAGAATTTCGAGACATATTTGAATCCACTAAGTCTTGGGGCGAAAGCATAATGAATTTATTAGATTGGATGCACGATGGACTTTCTTATTTTCCCAAAAGTATAGGAACAATGATTAGGTGGTTTGGTGAAGTTGTAGGTTATTTTGACGGCAGAACTACTAGTGGTACTGTAGAAGGAATTAATAATAAACTCAAATTAATCAAAAGACTTGGATATGGATTTCGTAACTTTAGCAATTTCAGATTACGTAGTTTATTAAACTGGCACTTTAGTATTAATTCTCCATAA
- the pnuC gene encoding nicotinamide riboside transporter PnuC, protein MTYIEIIAAIFGLVSVWLTVKENIWCWPTGLVMVFLYIFVFYEARLYSDAILQVIYIFLQIYGWYAWLHGGNDDSPLAVTRISNQGKLIWSGVAVVGTFGLGYIMHNYTDAALPYPDASITILSLIAQWLMAKKILECWIIWIMVDLIAVGVYAVKHLYPTTGLYTVFLVLAVLGYKEWKRAYKKLRLG, encoded by the coding sequence ATGACTTATATTGAAATTATTGCAGCTATCTTCGGTCTTGTCAGCGTTTGGTTGACTGTTAAAGAAAATATCTGGTGCTGGCCGACTGGGTTAGTGATGGTGTTTTTATATATCTTCGTTTTCTATGAAGCACGTCTTTATTCAGATGCTATTCTCCAAGTAATTTACATTTTTTTACAAATCTATGGTTGGTATGCTTGGTTACATGGAGGTAACGATGATTCTCCACTTGCGGTTACTCGCATTTCTAACCAAGGAAAATTGATTTGGTCTGGGGTTGCCGTTGTTGGGACTTTCGGTTTAGGTTATATTATGCACAATTACACTGATGCAGCTTTACCTTACCCTGATGCAAGTATTACTATTTTAAGTTTAATTGCCCAATGGTTGATGGCTAAGAAAATATTAGAGTGTTGGATTATTTGGATAATGGTTGATTTAATAGCAGTGGGAGTTTACGCTGTTAAACATCTTTACCCCACAACGGGACTCTATACGGTATTTTTGGTTTTAGCTGTATTGGGGTATAAAGAATGGAAAAGGGCTTACAAAAAACTACGACTGGGATGA
- a CDS encoding AAA family ATPase, with translation MEKGLQKTTTGMILGKFMPPHLGHKYLVDFARNYVDDLTVLVCSIQSEPIPGDLRYCWMKQIFSDVNVVHVTDENPQEPKDDPNFWQIWYDSIRRVLPTGPDYVFASEDYGWKLAEILGASYIPVDHGRNLVPVSGTQIRQNSLTNWRYLPESVRPYFVRRVCIFGAESTGKSTLTQNLANHYHTVYVSEYARGLLDFKGGHCDFTDIPLIARGQMASEDALVHQANKVIFCDTDLITTTIWSDVLFGKCPRWIEEEGNRRQYDLYLLLDVDVPWVNDSQRFLVNYREEFRDRCIQALESRNRPYIIINGDWKQRWQKACRAVDELLER, from the coding sequence ATGGAAAAGGGCTTACAAAAAACTACGACTGGGATGATTTTGGGCAAGTTTATGCCTCCACATCTAGGACATAAGTATCTTGTCGATTTTGCGCGAAATTATGTTGACGATTTGACTGTTTTAGTTTGTTCTATTCAGTCAGAACCTATTCCCGGAGATTTGCGTTACTGCTGGATGAAGCAGATTTTTTCTGATGTAAATGTGGTTCATGTCACTGATGAAAATCCCCAGGAACCAAAAGATGATCCTAATTTTTGGCAGATTTGGTATGACAGTATTCGTCGGGTATTACCTACGGGGCCAGATTATGTTTTTGCTTCGGAAGATTATGGTTGGAAGTTGGCAGAAATCTTGGGAGCAAGTTATATTCCTGTAGATCATGGACGGAATTTAGTACCTGTCTCTGGTACACAAATCAGGCAAAATTCCCTTACTAATTGGCGTTATCTACCGGAATCTGTGCGTCCTTATTTTGTGCGTCGTGTGTGTATTTTTGGTGCAGAATCGACGGGTAAATCGACGTTGACTCAAAATTTAGCTAACCACTATCATACTGTTTATGTGAGCGAATATGCACGGGGATTATTAGATTTTAAAGGTGGACATTGTGATTTTACAGATATTCCTCTGATTGCTAGAGGACAAATGGCTTCTGAGGATGCTTTGGTGCATCAGGCAAATAAAGTAATATTTTGTGATACTGATTTAATTACAACTACGATTTGGAGTGATGTCCTGTTTGGAAAATGTCCCCGGTGGATTGAGGAGGAAGGTAATCGTAGACAGTATGATTTATATTTGCTGCTGGATGTGGATGTACCTTGGGTGAATGATTCTCAGCGGTTTTTGGTTAATTATCGAGAAGAATTTCGCGATCGCTGTATTCAAGCTTTAGAATCACGCAATCGACCTTATATTATCATTAATGGTGACTGGAAACAACGCTGGCAAAAGGCTTGTAGAGCAGTAGATGAGTTGTTGGAGAGATAA
- a CDS encoding DUF4437 domain-containing protein: MNNKASTGRKHVETEESLNSVINFPQLPFEVKNFITGEFGTAQILSINKSTGESTERVVLNKGWDAPIGHFTTDVEIFVLTGVLCQGGFKLRNLSHSFIPAGIPTGPWKTEEDTIILWMPDATPTYITEDYTSLEQTRENSVYHPNMQTHERMTEYIPLQELHAMKWESTTFLPPGSARKSLYTNKKTGRATWILGLVPMWLEGNFYAGHPTTEEAYVISGDILGHWSMSDDPFNRRYSAMCKDGYYWRPAHIPHGPFWTESGALLLFRTLDQLNCYWILHNPDITQQDQALLQAALEKNK; the protein is encoded by the coding sequence ATGAACAACAAAGCCTCCACAGGACGTAAACACGTAGAAACTGAAGAATCACTTAACTCAGTTATCAACTTTCCACAATTACCTTTTGAGGTAAAAAACTTTATTACTGGTGAATTCGGTACGGCTCAGATTCTATCCATCAACAAAAGTACTGGCGAATCTACAGAGCGAGTAGTCCTGAACAAAGGCTGGGACGCACCTATCGGTCATTTCACTACTGATGTGGAAATTTTCGTACTAACCGGCGTACTTTGCCAAGGTGGGTTTAAACTCCGCAATCTCAGTCACTCTTTCATCCCTGCTGGTATACCTACTGGCCCATGGAAAACCGAAGAAGATACCATTATCTTATGGATGCCCGATGCCACTCCCACTTACATAACAGAAGACTACACCAGCCTTGAGCAAACAAGAGAAAATTCTGTATATCATCCAAATATGCAGACCCATGAACGGATGACTGAGTATATTCCCCTGCAAGAACTTCACGCTATGAAATGGGAAAGCACAACCTTCCTACCTCCTGGTTCAGCACGTAAAAGCTTGTACACCAATAAAAAAACCGGACGCGCCACATGGATTCTTGGTTTAGTACCTATGTGGTTAGAAGGTAACTTTTATGCTGGTCATCCTACTACTGAGGAGGCATATGTCATCAGTGGAGATATCCTTGGGCATTGGTCTATGAGTGATGATCCTTTCAATAGACGTTATAGTGCTATGTGCAAAGACGGCTACTACTGGCGACCTGCACACATTCCCCACGGTCCATTTTGGACAGAAAGTGGCGCATTACTTTTATTTCGTACTCTTGATCAGCTAAATTGTTACTGGATACTGCATAACCCAGATATTACTCAGCAAGATCAGGCGCTTCTCCAAGCTGCTCTTGAGAAAAACAAGTAA
- a CDS encoding GFA family protein encodes MSNVSVAKGSCLCGVVSVSTTNMSNHVGACHCNMCRQWGGGPLLAIECGSDVTFSGEENIGVYQSSEWAERGFCKRCGTHLFYKLRQNNQFFMPVGLFNNGEGLIFDHQFFIDEKPEYYCFANATNNLTGAEVFAQFAPPSE; translated from the coding sequence ATGTCTAATGTAAGTGTTGCAAAAGGTAGCTGCCTATGCGGAGTGGTAAGCGTGTCCACAACAAATATGAGTAATCATGTAGGAGCTTGCCATTGTAATATGTGTCGCCAGTGGGGTGGAGGACCTTTGTTAGCAATTGAATGTGGAAGTGATGTTACCTTCTCTGGTGAAGAAAATATCGGGGTTTATCAATCCTCAGAATGGGCAGAGCGTGGATTCTGTAAGCGTTGTGGTACCCATCTATTTTATAAATTGAGGCAAAATAACCAGTTCTTCATGCCTGTTGGACTATTCAATAACGGTGAAGGTCTTATTTTCGATCATCAGTTTTTCATTGATGAAAAGCCTGAATATTATTGTTTTGCGAATGCAACCAATAACCTGACGGGGGCAGAGGTATTTGCACAGTTTGCCCCTCCATCAGAATAA
- the hisS gene encoding histidine--tRNA ligase yields the protein MAKSDKINFSTPSGFPEFLPSEKRLEVYLLDIIRRVFESYGFTPIETPAVERLEVLQAKGNQGDNIIYGIEPILPPNRQAEKDKSGETGSEARALKFDQTVPFAAYIARHLNELTFPFARYQMDMVFRGERAKDGRFRQFRQCDIDVVARGKLSLLYDAQMPAIITEIFEAINIGDFVIRINNRKILTGFFQSVGVAENQIKACIGIIDNLEKIGETKVKLELEKEGISLEQTEKIIEFIKIDGSVDDVLDKLKHLAQHFPEAEQFNLGVSELETVINGVRDLGVADKRFCIDLSIARGLNYYTGTVYETTLIGHEALGSICSGGRYEELVGMFLGEKMPGVGISIGLTRLISRLLKAGILNTLSATPTQVVVVNMQEDLMPVYLKVSQQLRQAGINVVTNFEKRPLGKQFQAADKQGIQFCVIIGADEAAAQKSSLKDLKSGEQVEVALADLAEEVKRRLV from the coding sequence ATGGCAAAAAGCGACAAAATCAACTTTTCTACCCCTAGCGGTTTTCCAGAATTTCTACCCAGCGAAAAGCGTTTAGAAGTATATTTATTAGATATAATCCGTCGTGTATTTGAAAGCTATGGCTTTACACCGATTGAAACCCCAGCAGTTGAAAGGTTAGAAGTGCTGCAAGCCAAGGGAAATCAAGGTGATAATATAATATATGGTATTGAGCCTATCTTACCACCAAATCGCCAAGCAGAAAAGGATAAATCTGGTGAAACAGGTTCAGAAGCAAGAGCTTTAAAATTTGATCAAACTGTTCCCTTTGCAGCTTATATTGCCCGTCACTTAAATGAATTAACCTTTCCCTTTGCACGTTATCAAATGGATATGGTTTTTCGAGGAGAACGGGCAAAAGATGGACGTTTTCGGCAGTTTCGGCAATGTGATATTGATGTTGTTGCTCGTGGTAAACTCAGTTTGCTATATGATGCCCAAATGCCAGCAATTATCACCGAAATATTTGAGGCAATTAATATTGGTGATTTTGTAATTCGCATTAATAACCGGAAAATTCTTACAGGTTTCTTTCAATCTGTAGGAGTTGCAGAAAACCAAATTAAAGCTTGTATTGGCATTATTGATAATTTGGAAAAAATTGGAGAAACTAAAGTTAAATTAGAGTTAGAAAAAGAAGGAATTTCTCTTGAACAAACTGAGAAAATTATTGAATTTATTAAAATTGATGGTAGTGTAGATGATGTTTTAGATAAACTCAAACATTTAGCACAACATTTTCCTGAAGCCGAGCAATTTAATTTAGGAGTTTCTGAATTAGAAACTGTAATTAATGGAGTTAGAGATTTAGGAGTTGCTGATAAACGGTTTTGTATTGATTTATCTATCGCTCGTGGTTTAAATTATTATACTGGAACTGTTTACGAAACTACTTTAATAGGACATGAAGCGTTAGGTAGTATTTGCTCTGGTGGCAGATATGAGGAATTAGTGGGGATGTTTTTAGGCGAAAAAATGCCTGGAGTGGGAATTTCCATTGGTTTAACGCGGTTAATTAGTCGGTTGTTAAAAGCGGGTATTCTCAATACCTTATCTGCAACCCCAACCCAGGTTGTGGTAGTGAATATGCAAGAAGATTTAATGCCTGTTTATTTAAAGGTATCACAGCAATTGCGTCAAGCAGGAATTAATGTTGTGACCAATTTTGAAAAACGTCCTTTAGGTAAACAATTTCAAGCAGCAGATAAACAAGGAATACAATTTTGCGTTATTATTGGTGCTGATGAAGCCGCAGCACAAAAATCATCATTGAAAGATTTGAAAAGTGGTGAACAAGTAGAGGTGGCTTTGGCAGATTTAGCTGAAGAAGTTAAACGGAGGCTTGTGTAA
- a CDS encoding DUF3598 family protein, with translation MSNIRLEMPVLARHEGEWVGTYTLVDTTGKILDSHQSHLSCQFPANSDYSYYQINRYTWENGKQEEHKFPGTYQDKKLWFDTERIQGKAWEVDDATVILWFGYKQFPDMYLYEMIQISPDNNYRARTWQWFKNDQIYQRTLIQEERLK, from the coding sequence ATGTCTAATATTCGTTTAGAAATGCCTGTTTTAGCCCGTCATGAAGGTGAATGGGTAGGAACTTATACCTTGGTTGATACAACAGGAAAAATTCTTGACAGTCATCAATCTCATTTAAGTTGTCAATTTCCTGCAAATAGCGATTATTCTTACTATCAAATTAATCGTTATACTTGGGAAAATGGTAAACAAGAAGAGCATAAATTTCCAGGAACATATCAAGATAAAAAACTCTGGTTTGATACCGAACGTATTCAAGGTAAAGCTTGGGAAGTTGATGATGCAACCGTTATTTTGTGGTTTGGTTATAAACAGTTTCCCGATATGTACCTGTATGAAATGATTCAAATCAGTCCTGATAATAACTATCGCGCTCGTACTTGGCAATGGTTTAAAAATGATCAAATTTACCAACGCACTCTTATTCAAGAAGAAAGGTTAAAATAA
- a CDS encoding aldehyde dehydrogenase family protein, with protein sequence MTKPIEVRNPRTGKFDYVIIPPPPKLLSQQCHRLRRGQIYWQKLGIEGRIDALKQWKQAILSERKQLTDALVSDTGRLSTTVLEIDSFLSSIDRWCNLAPQLLQETSKNTAIPFIALQQTAVPYPLVAVISPWNFPLLLSTIDTIPALLAGCAVIVKPSEITPRFVAPLMTALNTVPKLRDVLNFVEGAGQTGAALIEEVDLVCFTGSVETGRIVAQTAARNFIPSFLELGGKDPAIVLESANLDLATSAILWGSVINSGQSCLSIERIYVAESIFEEFYHQLVTKASHLQLAYPTVESGEIGPIISENQAAIINEHLQDALLQGAVIHCGGKVEELGGGWWCRPTVITEVDHSMKVMTEETFGPIMPVMAFSTVEEAVDLANDSIYGLSAAVFAQSEELAIEVAQKIDVGAISINDAGLTSMMHEGEKNAFKFSGLGGSRMGAAALKRFMRKKAFLIKTNTNKDPWWFNEGE encoded by the coding sequence ATGACAAAACCAATTGAAGTCCGCAACCCCCGCACAGGGAAATTTGATTATGTCATTATCCCACCACCTCCCAAACTGCTATCCCAGCAATGTCACCGACTCCGCAGAGGGCAAATTTATTGGCAGAAACTCGGTATTGAAGGCAGAATTGATGCACTCAAGCAATGGAAACAAGCCATATTATCTGAGCGCAAACAGTTAACAGATGCCTTGGTAAGTGATACAGGTAGATTATCAACAACTGTACTAGAAATAGACTCTTTTCTCTCAAGTATTGATAGGTGGTGTAATTTAGCTCCCCAGTTACTACAAGAAACCTCCAAAAATACAGCTATTCCCTTTATTGCTTTACAACAAACAGCCGTTCCTTATCCTCTAGTAGCTGTAATTAGTCCCTGGAATTTTCCCTTATTATTATCTACAATTGATACAATTCCAGCTTTACTAGCAGGTTGTGCCGTCATAGTTAAACCCAGCGAAATTACTCCCCGTTTTGTTGCACCCTTGATGACTGCACTAAATACAGTTCCTAAATTACGCGATGTTTTAAACTTTGTAGAAGGAGCAGGACAAACAGGAGCAGCTTTAATCGAAGAAGTAGATTTAGTATGCTTCACAGGCAGTGTTGAAACAGGGCGTATAGTCGCACAAACCGCAGCGAGAAACTTTATTCCATCTTTCTTAGAATTAGGAGGAAAAGATCCAGCTATAGTTTTAGAATCAGCTAATCTAGACTTAGCAACTTCAGCAATTTTATGGGGTTCTGTGATCAATTCTGGGCAGTCATGTTTATCAATTGAAAGAATTTATGTTGCTGAATCTATCTTTGAAGAATTTTATCATCAATTAGTAACTAAAGCCTCACATCTACAACTAGCCTATCCTACAGTCGAAAGCGGTGAAATCGGCCCCATCATTTCCGAAAACCAAGCCGCAATTATTAATGAACATCTACAAGATGCCCTACTACAAGGAGCAGTAATTCACTGTGGTGGTAAAGTAGAAGAATTAGGTGGTGGTTGGTGGTGTCGTCCCACAGTTATCACCGAAGTTGATCATTCCATGAAAGTGATGACTGAAGAAACCTTTGGCCCCATTATGCCCGTAATGGCTTTTTCCACAGTAGAAGAAGCAGTGGATTTAGCAAACGACTCTATTTATGGACTGAGTGCGGCTGTATTTGCTCAATCAGAAGAATTAGCAATTGAAGTTGCCCAAAAAATAGATGTAGGTGCTATTAGTATTAATGATGCAGGTTTAACATCTATGATGCACGAAGGAGAGAAAAACGCCTTTAAATTTTCTGGTTTAGGAGGTTCTCGCATGGGTGCAGCAGCATTAAAACGCTTCATGAGAAAAAAAGCCTTTCTAATTAAAACCAACACCAATAAAGACCCGTGGTGGTTTAATGAAGGAGAATAG
- a CDS encoding nitrilase-related carbon-nitrogen hydrolase, which translates to MTTKNINYPESFRALALQVTCHAVNQASDRTEACSMIQNTIKRLEQQIAASIAFIGFDCRLIVLPEYFLTGFPLGESLEVWAEKACLEMAGAEYEALGKIAQKHKIFLSGNAYELDPNFPGLYFQTCFVIDPSGSIILRYRRLNSMFAPTPHDVWDKYLDCYGLEGVFPVAKTEIGNLAALASEEILYPEVARCLTMRGAEILLHSTSEVYSKNLTPKDAAKITRAVENMVYVVSANTAGIINSPIPAASVDGGSKIIDHRGIVLAETGAGESMAAFAEINIAALRSDRTRPGLNNLLSRQRFELYAQSYHQSHFYPPNTMLDGNVDRTHFIQTQKDTIERLTKLGIIANS; encoded by the coding sequence ATGACAACTAAGAATATAAATTATCCCGAATCATTCCGCGCCTTAGCATTGCAAGTTACCTGTCATGCAGTCAATCAGGCAAGCGATCGCACTGAAGCCTGTTCCATGATCCAAAATACCATTAAACGTTTAGAACAGCAAATCGCTGCCAGTATCGCTTTTATTGGTTTTGACTGTCGTTTAATTGTCCTCCCTGAATATTTTCTTACAGGTTTTCCATTGGGAGAATCTTTAGAGGTATGGGCAGAAAAAGCCTGTTTAGAAATGGCAGGGGCTGAATATGAAGCACTTGGTAAAATTGCCCAAAAACATAAAATATTTCTATCTGGGAATGCTTATGAACTAGATCCCAATTTTCCAGGTTTATACTTCCAAACTTGCTTTGTAATTGATCCTTCCGGCTCAATTATTTTACGCTATCGGCGGCTAAATTCTATGTTTGCACCCACACCTCATGATGTTTGGGATAAATATCTTGATTGCTATGGATTAGAGGGAGTTTTCCCGGTTGCAAAAACCGAAATTGGCAATTTAGCAGCTTTAGCATCTGAAGAAATTTTATATCCAGAAGTTGCCCGATGTTTAACAATGCGTGGTGCAGAAATATTATTACATTCCACATCAGAAGTTTATAGCAAAAACCTGACCCCAAAAGATGCAGCTAAAATCACGCGTGCTGTGGAAAATATGGTTTACGTCGTTTCAGCCAATACAGCAGGTATAATTAATAGTCCCATTCCTGCGGCTTCTGTCGATGGTGGGTCTAAAATTATTGATCATCGAGGCATCGTATTAGCAGAAACAGGTGCAGGGGAAAGCATGGCAGCCTTTGCTGAGATTAATATAGCAGCACTGAGGAGCGATCGCACTAGGCCAGGGTTAAATAACCTACTTTCACGTCAACGATTTGAACTCTATGCCCAAAGTTACCACCAATCACACTTCTACCCACCTAATACTATGCTAGATGGAAACGTAGACCGTACACATTTCATACAAACACAAAAAGACACCATTGAACGCCTCACTAAATTAGGGATAATTGCTAATTCGTAA
- a CDS encoding isocitrate lyase/PEP mutase family protein: MSAAEKLRELLAQPEIIIIPGVYDCLSAKLVEKAGFEVAATSGFGIAASTLGLPDYGFLTATEMLYSVGRICQSINIPLIADCDTGYGNALNVMRTVKDAVQLGLAGVILEDQEWPKKCGHFEGKRVISMTEHAGKIRAAVAARGDSGLVIIARTDARAPLGLEEAIQRGKSYINAGADILFVEAPQSVAELQTIAAAFPDVPLVANIVEGGKTPEISPAELQKLGFKIVFFPLTALMAVTEVMSACFQHLKEQNTTVNLPGLMNFQDFQELMGVPKYLQIEKQYKE; the protein is encoded by the coding sequence ATGTCTGCTGCCGAAAAACTGCGAGAATTACTAGCACAACCTGAAATTATCATTATTCCTGGTGTGTATGACTGTTTGAGTGCAAAACTTGTAGAAAAAGCAGGTTTTGAAGTTGCTGCTACTAGTGGTTTTGGTATTGCTGCTTCTACATTGGGTTTACCTGACTATGGTTTTCTCACCGCTACGGAAATGCTTTACAGTGTAGGACGGATTTGTCAATCAATTAATATACCTTTAATTGCCGATTGTGATACGGGTTATGGTAACGCTTTAAATGTGATGCGGACTGTAAAAGATGCCGTACAGTTGGGTTTAGCTGGGGTGATTTTAGAAGATCAAGAATGGCCGAAAAAGTGTGGTCATTTTGAAGGAAAGCGAGTTATATCCATGACTGAACACGCGGGTAAAATTCGTGCTGCGGTGGCAGCGCGAGGTGATAGCGGTTTGGTAATTATAGCTAGAACTGATGCCCGCGCACCTTTGGGCTTAGAGGAAGCCATTCAACGAGGAAAATCATACATCAATGCCGGTGCAGATATCTTGTTTGTGGAAGCACCCCAATCTGTGGCAGAATTACAAACCATAGCTGCTGCTTTCCCTGATGTGCCGTTAGTTGCTAATATTGTAGAAGGTGGAAAAACACCGGAAATTTCTCCAGCAGAATTACAAAAATTAGGTTTTAAAATTGTCTTTTTCCCCCTAACTGCACTCATGGCTGTGACTGAAGTAATGAGTGCTTGTTTTCAACATCTTAAAGAACAGAACACTACTGTTAATCTTCCCGGTTTGATGAATTTTCAAGATTTTCAAGAACTTATGGGCGTTCCTAAATATCTGCAAATTGAGAAACAGTATAAAGAATGA
- the cysW gene encoding sulfate ABC transporter permease subunit CysW, with product MTTDKRNNSKKQSWVPGVLIGIAIAYLALVQYIPTLNVFYQAFKKGVGPFISNLTHSEFLHAAWLTLLLALIAVPINTVFGLCAAWAISRHKFPGRAIVLSIIDLPFSISPVVAGLMLVLLYGRNGWFGPWLQSHDIQIIFAFPGMVLATAFVSMPFVAREVIPVLEEFGKDQEEAAKTLGANDWQTFWRVTLPSIRWGLLYGVILTNARAMGEFGAVSVVSGNIGNTTQSLPLFVEDAYKQYETEAAFSAAVLLALLAVVTLVLKEILERKTRIKEVE from the coding sequence ATGACGACAGATAAAAGAAATAATTCCAAAAAACAGAGTTGGGTTCCAGGGGTTTTAATTGGTATTGCGATCGCTTATTTAGCTTTAGTTCAATATATCCCCACACTCAACGTATTCTACCAAGCTTTTAAAAAGGGAGTTGGCCCCTTTATCTCTAACCTCACCCATTCGGAATTTCTTCATGCTGCTTGGCTAACTCTTTTGCTGGCCTTAATTGCCGTACCTATAAATACTGTATTTGGTCTATGTGCCGCTTGGGCTATTTCTCGACATAAATTCCCAGGACGGGCTATCGTTCTCAGTATTATTGACCTCCCTTTTTCTATCTCTCCAGTAGTTGCAGGTTTAATGCTAGTCCTGCTTTACGGACGAAACGGATGGTTTGGCCCTTGGTTACAAAGCCATGATATTCAAATCATCTTTGCCTTTCCTGGTATGGTTTTAGCTACCGCATTTGTCAGTATGCCTTTTGTGGCTAGAGAAGTAATTCCGGTTTTAGAAGAGTTTGGTAAAGACCAAGAAGAAGCGGCCAAAACCTTGGGTGCAAACGATTGGCAGACTTTTTGGCGTGTGACACTGCCTAGCATCCGTTGGGGTTTACTTTATGGCGTAATTTTAACTAATGCCAGAGCAATGGGTGAATTTGGTGCAGTTTCTGTTGTTTCTGGCAATATTGGGAATACAACTCAGAGTCTACCGCTTTTTGTTGAAGATGCTTATAAACAGTATGAAACTGAAGCTGCCTTTTCTGCGGCTGTACTTTTGGCACTACTAGCAGTTGTGACTTTGGTGTTGAAGGAGATTTTGGAACGGAAAACACGAATTAAGGAAGTTGAATAA